One Pseudomonas brassicacearum genomic region harbors:
- a CDS encoding LTA synthase family protein gives MAIPDALSQQRTTHRLLQPTVKSHLAYTLLCALVMMVMFSLLRVALLVYNREMILDTPAATFIEAFSNGLRFDLRLVVYLSIPLLLALFSARAMAARGFFRLWLTVTSSIALFLGLMEMDFYREFHQRLNGLVFQYVKEDPKTVMSMLWYGFPVVRYLLAWVGGTLILSLAFKGADRATRPRGPFSGGSIGTRQIAPWYGRVAVFMVCLLVAVAAARGTLRQGPPLRWGDVYTTDSNFANQLGLNGTLSLVAAAKSRMSEDRDNIWKATLEQPLAQQTVRDMLVMPDDKLVDTETAAVRRDYTPPADKTLPIKNVVVILMESMAGHSVGALGAPGNITPYLDKLSKEGLLFDRFFSNGTHTHQGMFATMACFPNLPGFEYLMQTPEGSHKLSGLPQLLSPRGFDDVYVYNGDFAWDNQSGFFSSQGMTTFIGRNDFVNPVFSDPTWGVSDQDMFDRGLIELKARENGKPFYALLQTLSNHTPYALPTPLPVERVTDRGSLNEHLTAMRYSDWALGQFFEKARKEPYFKETLFVVVGDHGFGNERQISEMDLGRFNVPMLLIGPGVQEKFGQRSHTVGTQVDIVPTIMGRIGGQVRNQCWGRDLLNLPEGDTGFGVIKPSGSDQTTAILHGDTVLVLPREKDMAPKMYRYELGANPHAEIIPDAPEFAQMKLKLESFLQTATKSLLDNTAGVVDGKPD, from the coding sequence ATGGCAATTCCTGACGCCCTGAGTCAGCAGCGCACCACGCATCGCCTGCTGCAACCGACCGTCAAATCGCACCTGGCCTACACGTTGCTTTGTGCCCTGGTGATGATGGTCATGTTCAGCCTGCTGCGCGTGGCGCTGCTGGTCTATAACCGCGAAATGATCCTCGACACCCCGGCGGCGACCTTCATTGAAGCGTTCTCCAATGGTCTGCGTTTCGACTTGCGCCTGGTGGTCTACCTCAGCATTCCGTTGCTGCTGGCATTGTTCAGCGCCCGGGCCATGGCGGCCCGCGGTTTCTTTCGTCTCTGGCTGACCGTCACCTCCAGCATCGCGCTGTTCCTGGGCCTGATGGAGATGGACTTCTACCGTGAATTTCACCAGCGCCTCAACGGCCTGGTCTTCCAGTATGTGAAGGAAGACCCGAAAACCGTGATGAGCATGCTCTGGTACGGTTTCCCGGTGGTGCGTTACCTGCTGGCTTGGGTCGGCGGTACGCTCATCCTGAGCCTGGCGTTCAAGGGCGCCGACCGCGCTACTCGCCCGCGCGGGCCTTTCAGCGGCGGCAGTATCGGTACGCGCCAGATCGCCCCGTGGTACGGCCGTGTGGCGGTGTTCATGGTTTGCCTGCTGGTCGCAGTGGCTGCCGCCCGTGGCACCCTGCGCCAAGGGCCGCCCCTGCGTTGGGGTGACGTCTACACCACCGATTCGAACTTCGCCAACCAGTTGGGGCTCAACGGTACGTTGTCGCTGGTGGCGGCGGCCAAGAGCCGGATGTCCGAAGACCGTGACAACATCTGGAAGGCTACCCTCGAGCAGCCGTTGGCACAACAGACCGTGCGCGACATGCTGGTGATGCCCGACGACAAACTGGTGGACACCGAGACTGCCGCCGTGCGCCGCGACTACACGCCACCGGCCGACAAGACCCTGCCCATCAAGAACGTGGTCGTGATCCTCATGGAAAGCATGGCCGGCCACTCGGTGGGCGCCTTGGGTGCGCCTGGCAACATCACGCCTTACCTGGACAAGCTGTCCAAGGAAGGGCTGTTGTTCGACCGCTTCTTCTCCAACGGTACCCACACCCACCAGGGCATGTTCGCCACCATGGCGTGCTTCCCGAACCTCCCGGGTTTCGAATACCTGATGCAGACCCCGGAAGGCAGCCACAAGCTGTCGGGCTTGCCGCAATTGCTCAGTCCACGCGGCTTTGATGACGTGTATGTCTACAACGGCGATTTCGCCTGGGACAACCAGTCCGGCTTCTTCAGCAGCCAGGGCATGACCACGTTCATCGGGCGTAACGATTTCGTGAACCCGGTGTTCTCCGATCCGACCTGGGGCGTGTCCGACCAGGACATGTTCGACCGTGGCCTGATCGAGCTCAAGGCCCGGGAAAACGGCAAGCCGTTCTATGCCTTGCTGCAAACCCTGTCCAACCACACGCCGTACGCACTGCCGACCCCGCTGCCAGTGGAGCGGGTCACCGACCGTGGCAGCCTGAACGAACACCTGACCGCCATGCGCTACTCCGATTGGGCGCTGGGGCAGTTCTTCGAGAAAGCACGCAAGGAGCCTTACTTCAAGGAAACGCTGTTTGTCGTGGTCGGCGATCATGGTTTCGGTAACGAACGCCAGATCAGCGAAATGGACTTGGGCCGCTTCAATGTACCGATGTTGCTGATCGGTCCGGGCGTCCAGGAAAAGTTCGGCCAGCGCAGCCACACCGTGGGGACCCAGGTCGATATCGTTCCGACCATCATGGGCCGCATCGGCGGCCAGGTGCGTAACCAGTGCTGGGGCCGCGACCTGTTGAACCTGCCCGAAGGCGACACGGGTTTTGGTGTGATCAAACCGTCGGGCAGTGACCAGACCACCGCGATCCTTCATGGGGACACTGTCCTGGTGCTGCCGAGGGAAAAGGACATGGCGCCGAAGATGTACCGCTATGAACTGGGTGCCAACCCGCATGCGGAAATCATCCCGGACGCACCGGAGTTCGCGCAGATGAAACTCAAGCTTGAATCATTCCTGCAGACCGCCACCAAAAGCCTGTTGGACAACACCGCCGGCGTGGTTGACGGCAAGCCGGACTGA
- a CDS encoding DUF3309 family protein, with translation MGTILIIILILLLIGGLPVFPHSRSWGYGPSGIIGVVLVVLLVLLLLGKI, from the coding sequence ATGGGCACAATACTCATCATTATCCTGATCCTCCTGCTGATCGGTGGCCTGCCGGTCTTCCCGCACTCCAGAAGTTGGGGTTACGGTCCATCCGGTATCATCGGTGTAGTGTTGGTGGTGCTGTTGGTCCTGCTATTACTGGGCAAGATATAA
- a CDS encoding SDR family oxidoreductase, giving the protein MQNRMMITGAGSGLGREIALRWAREGWRLALSDVSEPGLKETLKLVREAGGEGFVQRCDVRDYSQLTAFAQACEEKFGGIDIIVNNAGVASGGFFSELSLEDWDWQIAINLMGVVKGCKAFLPLLEKSRGKIINIASMAALMQGPAMSNYNVAKAGVVALSESLLVELAQQEIGVHVVCPSFFQTNLLDSFRGPTPAMKAQVGKLLESSPISAADIADYIYQQVAEGQFMILPHEQGRMAWAVKQKNPQLLYDEMTVMADKMRAKARQNPS; this is encoded by the coding sequence ATGCAAAATCGCATGATGATCACCGGTGCCGGCTCTGGCCTGGGTCGCGAAATCGCGCTGCGCTGGGCCCGTGAAGGTTGGCGCCTGGCCCTGTCGGATGTCAGTGAACCTGGCCTTAAGGAAACCCTCAAGTTGGTGCGAGAAGCCGGAGGCGAGGGCTTCGTCCAGCGTTGCGATGTGCGCGACTACAGCCAACTGACCGCGTTCGCCCAAGCCTGTGAAGAGAAGTTTGGCGGCATCGACATTATCGTCAACAACGCCGGCGTGGCTTCGGGCGGGTTCTTCAGCGAACTCTCCCTGGAAGATTGGGACTGGCAGATTGCGATTAACCTGATGGGCGTGGTGAAGGGCTGCAAGGCGTTCTTGCCGCTATTGGAGAAAAGCCGGGGCAAGATCATCAACATCGCCTCTATGGCAGCCTTGATGCAGGGGCCGGCCATGAGCAACTACAACGTGGCCAAGGCTGGGGTCGTAGCATTGTCGGAGAGCCTCCTGGTCGAGCTGGCACAGCAGGAGATCGGCGTTCACGTGGTATGCCCGTCGTTCTTCCAGACCAATCTGCTGGACTCCTTCCGTGGCCCGACCCCGGCCATGAAAGCCCAGGTGGGCAAATTGCTGGAAAGCTCACCGATCAGCGCCGCCGACATCGCCGACTACATCTACCAGCAGGTCGCCGAGGGCCAGTTCATGATCCTGCCCCATGAGCAGGGCCGGATGGCGTGGGCGGTCAAGCAAAAGAACCCGCAGTTGCTGTACGACGAAATGACCGTCATGGCCGACAAGATGCGCGCCAAGGCTCGACAGAACCCGAGTTGA
- a CDS encoding YnfA family protein → MLNYLWFLLAALFEIAGCYAFWMWLRQGKSAWWIAPALLSLTLFALLLTRIEATYAGRAYAAYGGIYIIASIGWLAVIERVRPLGSDWIGVALCVLGASVILFGPRFSAS, encoded by the coding sequence ATGCTCAATTACCTGTGGTTCTTACTCGCCGCGCTATTTGAAATCGCCGGTTGCTATGCCTTCTGGATGTGGCTGCGCCAGGGCAAGAGCGCTTGGTGGATCGCCCCGGCGCTGCTTAGCCTCACGCTGTTCGCGCTGTTGCTGACTCGCATCGAAGCCACCTACGCCGGTCGCGCCTACGCCGCCTACGGTGGTATCTATATCATTGCTTCGATCGGCTGGCTGGCGGTGATTGAACGCGTGCGGCCGCTGGGTTCCGACTGGATCGGTGTAGCGCTCTGTGTGCTGGGGGCCAGTGTGATTCTGTTCGGCCCGCGGTTCTCGGCCTCTTGA
- the csrA gene encoding carbon storage regulator CsrA — protein MLVLSRAVGELISIGDDISVRVLSVSGSTVRFGVEAPRHIDVHRFEIYEKIQRKKANAARKACSVE, from the coding sequence ATGCTTGTACTAAGCCGCGCAGTGGGTGAGTTGATTTCCATCGGAGATGATATTTCCGTCCGGGTGCTGTCGGTCAGCGGCAGCACCGTGCGTTTTGGCGTGGAGGCGCCTCGTCATATCGATGTTCATCGCTTTGAGATTTACGAAAAGATCCAGAGAAAAAAAGCCAACGCCGCTCGCAAGGCGTGTTCAGTCGAATAG
- a CDS encoding YheU family protein, producing MLIPHDQLEVDTLTRLIEDFVTRDGTDNGDDTPLETRVLRVRQALTKGQALIVFDPDSEQCQLMLKHDVPKHLFD from the coding sequence ATGCTGATTCCCCACGACCAACTCGAAGTCGACACGCTCACCCGCCTGATCGAGGATTTCGTGACCCGCGACGGCACCGACAATGGCGACGACACGCCCCTGGAAACGCGGGTATTGCGGGTCAGACAGGCCTTGACCAAAGGCCAGGCGCTGATCGTCTTCGACCCCGACAGCGAGCAGTGTCAACTGATGCTCAAGCACGATGTGCCCAAGCATCTATTCGACTGA
- a CDS encoding osmoprotectant NAGGN system M42 family peptidase, with translation MISKIPEPNLEYLQKVLLEMLAIPSPTGFTDTIVRYVAERLEELGIPFEMTRRGTIRATLKGRKSSPDRAVSAHLDTIGASVRAIKDNGRLTLAPVGCWSSRFAEGSRVSLFTDTGVIRGSVLPLMASGHAFNTAVDEMPISWDHIELRLDAYCATRADCETLGVGIGDYVAFDPLPEFTESGHISARHLDDKAGVAALLAALKAIVDSGEELLIDCHPLFTITEETGSGAAAALPWDVSEFVGIDIAPVAPGQHSSEHTVSVAMQDSGGPYDYHLSRHLLKLAKENDLPARRDLFRYYFSDAHSAVTAGHDIRTALLAFGCDATHGYERTHIDSLAALSRLLGAYILSPPVFASDAQPAQGSLDRFSHQIEHDTQMESDTRVPSVDSLIGQRSDS, from the coding sequence ATGATCAGCAAAATTCCAGAACCGAATCTCGAATACCTACAAAAAGTCCTGCTGGAAATGCTCGCGATTCCCAGCCCTACCGGCTTCACCGACACCATCGTGCGCTACGTCGCCGAGCGGCTCGAAGAGCTGGGCATTCCTTTTGAAATGACCCGGCGCGGCACGATCCGCGCCACCCTCAAGGGCCGCAAGAGCAGCCCCGACCGAGCCGTGTCTGCCCACTTGGACACCATCGGCGCCTCCGTGCGAGCCATCAAGGACAACGGTCGCCTGACCCTGGCCCCGGTGGGTTGCTGGTCCAGTCGGTTTGCCGAGGGCAGCCGGGTCAGCCTGTTCACCGACACCGGGGTGATTCGTGGCAGCGTCCTGCCGTTGATGGCGTCCGGGCACGCGTTCAACACCGCGGTGGATGAAATGCCCATCAGTTGGGACCACATCGAACTGCGCCTGGACGCTTACTGCGCCACCCGCGCCGATTGCGAAACCCTGGGTGTCGGCATCGGCGATTACGTGGCCTTCGATCCCTTGCCGGAGTTCACCGAAAGCGGCCACATCAGCGCCCGGCACCTGGACGACAAGGCCGGGGTCGCGGCGCTGCTGGCGGCGCTCAAGGCGATTGTCGACAGTGGCGAAGAGCTGCTGATCGACTGTCACCCGTTGTTCACCATCACCGAGGAAACCGGCAGTGGTGCGGCAGCCGCGCTGCCTTGGGACGTCAGTGAGTTCGTCGGCATCGACATCGCGCCAGTCGCACCCGGCCAGCACTCAAGCGAACACACGGTCAGCGTGGCCATGCAGGACTCCGGTGGCCCCTACGACTATCATCTGTCGCGGCACTTGCTGAAACTGGCCAAGGAGAACGATCTGCCGGCCCGCCGTGACCTGTTCCGCTACTACTTCAGCGACGCCCATTCGGCCGTCACCGCCGGCCACGACATCCGCACCGCCCTGCTCGCCTTTGGCTGCGACGCCACCCACGGCTACGAACGCACCCACATCGACAGCCTGGCCGCCCTCAGCCGCTTGCTCGGCGCCTACATCCTCAGCCCACCGGTGTTCGCCAGCGACGCGCAACCGGCCCAGGGTTCGCTGGACCGCTTCAGTCACCAGATCGAACACGATACGCAGATGGAAAGCGATACCCGGGTGCCGTCGGTGGACAGCTTGATTGGGCAGCGGTCGGATAGCTGA
- the ngg gene encoding N-acetylglutaminylglutamine synthetase: protein MKPNATVHNQRLLRGQAPSYERLQARLAEDGSALGADPIAVRCGWGRLLIGHTFPDPASLAQELLNEQPGERDIALYVAAPQQVLGLEPAQLFLDPSDTLRLWFSDYRQATRVFRGFRIRRAQNEADWQAINQLYQARGMLPIDPHRLTPRHEGGPVYWLAEDDDTGAVIGSVMGLNHQKAFNDPENGSSLWCLAVDPQCSRPGVGEVLVRHLVEHFMSRGLSYLDLSVLHDNRLAKNLYAKLGFRNLSTFAIKRKNGINQPLFLGPGPEASFNPYARIIVEEAHRRGIEVQVDDAEAGLFTLVHGSRRVRCRESLSDLTSAISMTLCQDKSLTHKVLKNAGLNLPAQQLVGNADDNLAFLDEHERVVVKPLDGEQGQGVAVDLRTIEEVQSAIEAARQFDSRVLLESFHEGLDLRILVIGFEVVAAAIRRPAEVIGDGQHTIGALIEAQSRRRQAATGGESKIPMDAETQRTLSAAGFDYDSVLPAGKHLFVRRTANLHTGGVLEDVTGILHPTLADAAVRAARALDIPMVGLDLLVPAADQPEYVFIEANERAGLANHEPQPTAERFVDLLFPHSQAVA from the coding sequence ATGAAACCTAATGCAACCGTTCACAACCAACGCCTTCTGCGCGGCCAGGCGCCGTCCTATGAGCGCCTGCAGGCACGCCTGGCCGAAGATGGCAGCGCATTGGGCGCGGACCCGATCGCGGTGCGTTGCGGCTGGGGCCGATTGCTGATCGGTCACACCTTCCCGGACCCGGCGAGCCTGGCCCAGGAACTGCTCAACGAACAGCCCGGCGAACGGGACATTGCCTTGTACGTCGCCGCGCCCCAGCAAGTGCTGGGGCTGGAACCGGCGCAACTGTTCCTCGATCCGTCCGACACCTTGCGCCTGTGGTTCAGCGACTATCGCCAGGCCACGCGGGTGTTTCGCGGTTTTCGGATTCGCCGGGCCCAGAACGAGGCCGACTGGCAAGCCATCAACCAGCTGTACCAGGCCCGAGGCATGTTGCCCATCGACCCGCACCGTTTGACCCCTCGACATGAGGGTGGCCCGGTGTACTGGCTGGCCGAAGATGACGACACTGGCGCGGTGATCGGCAGCGTCATGGGCCTGAACCACCAGAAAGCCTTCAACGATCCGGAAAACGGCAGCAGCCTTTGGTGCCTGGCCGTGGATCCGCAATGTTCACGCCCCGGCGTTGGCGAAGTGCTGGTGCGCCATCTCGTCGAGCACTTCATGAGCCGTGGCTTGAGTTACCTCGACCTCTCGGTCCTGCACGACAATCGGCTGGCGAAAAACCTCTACGCCAAACTCGGTTTCCGCAACCTGTCGACCTTCGCCATCAAGCGCAAGAACGGTATTAACCAGCCGCTGTTCCTGGGGCCTGGACCCGAGGCGTCGTTCAACCCGTATGCGCGAATCATTGTCGAGGAAGCGCACCGTCGGGGCATCGAAGTGCAGGTGGACGACGCCGAGGCCGGGTTATTCACCTTGGTCCACGGCAGCCGGCGGGTGCGTTGCCGCGAATCCTTGAGCGACCTGACCAGCGCTATCAGCATGACCTTGTGCCAGGACAAAAGCCTGACCCATAAGGTGCTGAAAAACGCCGGCCTGAACCTGCCGGCCCAGCAACTGGTGGGTAATGCCGACGACAACCTGGCGTTTCTCGATGAGCACGAGCGAGTGGTGGTCAAGCCGCTGGACGGTGAACAGGGCCAAGGCGTGGCGGTGGATTTGCGTACGATTGAAGAAGTGCAGAGCGCCATCGAAGCGGCCCGGCAGTTTGACAGCCGGGTGTTGTTGGAGAGCTTCCATGAAGGGCTCGACCTGCGAATCCTGGTGATCGGCTTCGAAGTGGTGGCCGCCGCGATACGCCGTCCGGCGGAGGTGATCGGCGATGGCCAGCACACCATCGGCGCACTGATCGAAGCCCAGAGCCGCCGACGACAAGCCGCCACGGGCGGGGAAAGCAAGATCCCGATGGACGCCGAGACCCAACGCACGCTGAGTGCAGCGGGGTTTGACTACGACAGCGTCCTGCCGGCCGGGAAACACCTGTTTGTAAGGCGTACGGCGAACCTTCATACCGGCGGTGTCCTGGAAGATGTCACGGGGATCCTTCATCCCACCCTCGCCGACGCGGCGGTACGCGCCGCCCGGGCGCTGGACATCCCCATGGTCGGCCTCGACTTGCTGGTGCCAGCGGCCGATCAGCCCGAGTACGTGTTCATCGAAGCCAACGAACGCGCCGGCCTGGCCAACCACGAACCGCAACCCACCGCCGAACGCTTTGTGGATCTGTTGTTTCCCCATAGCCAGGCGGTGGCCTAG
- a CDS encoding N-acetylglutaminylglutamine amidotransferase — protein sequence MCGLAGELRFDQQPADLAAVERITHHLAPRGPDAWGFHSQGPIALGHRRLKIMDLSDGSAQPMVDNQLGLSLAFNGAIYNYPELRAELEGLGYAFYSGGDTEVLLKGYHAWGEALLPKLNGMFAFAIWERDAKRLFIARDRLGVKPLYLSRTGQRLRFASALPALLKGGDISPMLDPVALNHYLNFHAVVPAPRTLLAGVEKLPPATWMRIEADGTTEQKTWWTLPYGPRADEQNLNLEDWIDRVLDSTREAVAIRQRAAVDVGVLLSGGVDSSMLVGLLREVGVEDLSTFSIGFQDAGGERGDEFQYSDLIAKHYGTRHHQLRIDEKEIIEQLPAAFRAMSEPMVSHDCIAFYLLSREVAKHCKVVQSGQGADELFAGYHWYPQVDGASDPYAAYRAAFFDRSYEEYAATVQPKWLTANDAAGDFVKEHFAQPGADAAVDKALRLDSTVMLVDDPVKRVDNMTMAWGLEARTPFLDYRLVELSARVPAKFKLPDGGKQVLKEAARRVIPSEVIDRKKGYFPVPGLKHLEGNTLAWVRELLLDPSQDRGLFNPAMLDRLLTDPNGQLTPLRGSRLWQLAALNLWLSEQGI from the coding sequence ATGTGCGGATTAGCTGGTGAGTTACGTTTCGATCAACAACCTGCGGACCTTGCGGCCGTAGAGCGAATTACCCATCACTTGGCCCCTCGCGGCCCTGACGCGTGGGGTTTTCATAGCCAGGGCCCGATTGCCCTGGGCCATCGACGCCTGAAAATCATGGACCTGTCCGACGGTTCGGCCCAACCCATGGTCGACAATCAGTTGGGCCTGTCACTGGCCTTCAACGGCGCGATCTACAACTACCCGGAACTGCGCGCCGAGCTCGAAGGCCTGGGCTACGCCTTCTATTCCGGTGGCGACACCGAAGTGCTGCTCAAGGGCTACCACGCCTGGGGCGAAGCGCTGTTGCCCAAGCTCAACGGCATGTTCGCCTTCGCCATCTGGGAACGCGATGCCAAGCGGTTGTTCATCGCCCGCGATCGCCTCGGCGTCAAGCCGCTGTACCTGTCGCGCACCGGCCAACGCTTGCGCTTCGCCTCAGCATTGCCGGCGCTGCTCAAGGGCGGTGACATCAGCCCGATGCTCGACCCGGTGGCCCTCAATCATTACCTGAATTTCCATGCGGTGGTCCCGGCACCACGCACCCTGCTGGCCGGCGTTGAAAAACTGCCACCCGCCACCTGGATGCGGATCGAAGCCGACGGTACCACCGAGCAGAAAACCTGGTGGACGCTGCCCTACGGCCCACGGGCCGATGAACAGAACCTGAACCTGGAAGACTGGATCGACCGCGTGCTCGACAGCACTCGCGAAGCCGTTGCCATTCGTCAGCGCGCCGCCGTGGATGTGGGTGTGCTGCTGTCCGGCGGCGTGGATTCGAGCATGCTGGTGGGGCTGTTGCGGGAAGTGGGTGTCGAGGACCTGTCGACCTTTTCAATCGGTTTCCAGGATGCCGGCGGCGAACGCGGTGACGAATTCCAGTATTCGGACCTGATCGCCAAACACTACGGCACCCGCCATCACCAATTGCGCATCGACGAAAAAGAAATCATCGAGCAATTGCCAGCGGCGTTTCGTGCCATGAGCGAGCCGATGGTCAGCCACGACTGCATCGCCTTCTACTTGTTGTCCCGGGAAGTGGCCAAGCACTGCAAAGTGGTGCAAAGCGGCCAGGGCGCCGACGAGCTATTCGCCGGCTATCACTGGTATCCGCAGGTGGACGGCGCCAGCGATCCATACGCGGCCTATCGCGCCGCTTTCTTCGATCGCAGCTACGAAGAATATGCCGCCACCGTGCAGCCTAAATGGCTGACCGCCAACGATGCCGCCGGTGACTTCGTCAAGGAGCATTTCGCCCAACCGGGGGCCGATGCTGCCGTGGACAAGGCGCTGCGCCTGGACAGCACGGTGATGCTGGTGGACGACCCGGTCAAGCGCGTCGACAACATGACCATGGCCTGGGGCCTGGAAGCGCGTACGCCGTTCCTCGACTATCGGCTGGTGGAACTCTCGGCGCGGGTCCCGGCGAAATTCAAGCTGCCCGACGGTGGCAAGCAGGTCCTCAAGGAGGCCGCCCGGCGGGTGATACCCAGCGAGGTCATCGACCGCAAGAAAGGCTATTTCCCGGTGCCGGGCCTCAAGCACCTGGAAGGCAATACCCTGGCCTGGGTCCGCGAACTGCTGCTGGATCCGAGCCAGGATCGCGGCCTGTTCAACCCGGCCATGCTCGACCGCCTGCTGACCGACCCCAACGGCCAGCTCACGCCGTTGCGCGGCTCGCGGCTGTGGCAACTGGCGGCGCTGAACCTGTGGCTCAGCGAGCAAGGAATCTGA